Proteins from a single region of Acinetobacter lwoffii:
- the tnpB gene encoding IS66 family insertion sequence element accessory protein TnpB has translation MHYGLGIWLCARRLEQGKFHWAKVHQGETVALSPEHLQALIQGLAWQRIGLQQVVTML, from the coding sequence GTGCATTATGGACTGGGCATCTGGCTGTGTGCCCGGCGGCTGGAACAGGGAAAATTCCACTGGGCTAAAGTTCACCAGGGTGAAACCGTGGCCCTCAGCCCGGAGCACTTACAAGCACTGATCCAAGGTTTAGCTTGGCAAAGAATCGGTCTGCAGCAAGTGGTAACAATGCTCTAA
- a CDS encoding IS66 family insertion sequence element accessory protein TnpB: protein MIRIDEIWLSTQPLDMRAGMDTVMAQVLRAFGYIKPHCAYLFCNTNVTIA from the coding sequence ATGATCCGTATCGATGAAATTTGGCTGTCTACCCAACCTCTGGATATGCGAGCAGGTATGGATACTGTCATGGCTCAGGTGCTGAGAGCCTTTGGCTATATCAAACCGCATTGTGCTTACCTATTCTGTAATACAAACGTGACCATCGCATGA
- a CDS encoding replication initiation protein, whose amino-acid sequence MTESEPLQEESNYIPYCIGNIRHNGVVSTSNRLIRPIELSANEYKALLYAMAVANYSEKNRVNGEITEQTYIYLYKDDLADLLGLNKRNSINVAIDRIYKELSSRVAHFIIEEPADDGKRKTKKVHSVVPIIRELRWEDDSKNAIQIRFTSEVLPYFTQLAGGNFTTYQLKHLFALDSVASMSLYTYFIKNEFKYANQKSYEVPLLLENLKALIDINETKYDRWVDFRRYVLDKIVAEINENTDLQLEYETVKKGRPIVGVNFKLHHRVADKAPDEIAVIEKIYLDVPFEDNAFVKELGAKFDTNIRSWYIFNNDENYQQFKKWFKKVGCLTDSQANIVINDTLFQMDFAEIGMGLNDFKRNMKHKLKNNPEFVQSIRERLNDIFGKELI is encoded by the coding sequence ATGACAGAATCTGAACCATTGCAAGAAGAATCGAATTATATTCCTTACTGTATAGGCAACATTCGCCATAATGGCGTTGTCAGTACCAGTAACCGTTTAATTCGCCCAATCGAGTTATCAGCCAATGAATACAAGGCGCTTCTATATGCAATGGCAGTTGCGAATTATAGTGAGAAAAATAGGGTAAATGGTGAAATCACTGAACAAACCTATATTTATTTGTATAAGGATGATCTGGCAGATTTACTAGGATTGAATAAACGCAATTCAATTAATGTTGCAATAGACCGGATCTATAAAGAACTTTCATCTCGGGTGGCTCATTTTATTATTGAGGAGCCTGCTGATGATGGTAAGAGAAAGACTAAAAAAGTACATTCTGTCGTTCCCATTATCCGTGAGTTAAGATGGGAAGATGACTCTAAAAATGCGATTCAGATTCGTTTTACCAGTGAGGTGTTACCGTATTTCACTCAACTGGCTGGGGGGAATTTTACTACCTACCAGCTAAAACATCTTTTTGCCCTGGATTCTGTTGCCAGTATGAGTCTTTATACGTATTTCATTAAAAACGAATTCAAGTACGCCAACCAAAAGAGTTATGAAGTGCCATTACTTTTGGAAAACTTGAAAGCACTGATTGATATTAATGAAACCAAATATGATCGCTGGGTAGATTTTAGACGCTATGTATTAGACAAAATAGTGGCAGAAATTAACGAAAATACAGATCTACAATTGGAATATGAAACCGTTAAGAAAGGCCGTCCAATTGTGGGTGTGAATTTTAAACTGCATCATCGGGTTGCTGATAAAGCACCGGATGAAATTGCAGTAATTGAAAAAATCTATCTTGATGTTCCATTTGAAGACAATGCATTCGTAAAAGAATTGGGGGCGAAATTCGATACGAATATACGTTCTTGGTATATTTTTAATAATGATGAAAATTATCAGCAATTCAAGAAGTGGTTCAAAAAAGTAGGATGTCTCACTGACTCTCAAGCAAATATTGTCATTAATGACACTTTATTCCAAATGGATTTTGCTGAAATTGGTATGGGCCTGAATGACTTTAAACGAAATATGAAGCATAAACTTAAAAATAATCCGGAATTCGTTCAAAGTATTCGTGAAAGACTGAATGATATTTTTGGTAAAGAGCTTATCTAA